One window from the genome of Flavobacterium agricola encodes:
- a CDS encoding DUF4199 domain-containing protein, whose amino-acid sequence MFYFATLGKILTNPKITTITMNKNVTTEIKWALIFSVVGLAWMVLENIVGLHDTYLDYHLYLTNLFAFPAIYMMVAALKEKRTKAYNGTITYLQGLLSGTILSAFIALLSPLTQWITSYVITPKYFPNVIVRSVELGYFESTAAAQAHFNYANYATQGMLFAFIIGVITTAIAMLFIKNNK is encoded by the coding sequence ATGTTTTATTTTGCTACATTAGGCAAAATATTAACCAACCCCAAAATTACTACCATTACAATGAATAAAAATGTTACTACCGAAATTAAATGGGCACTTATTTTTTCTGTAGTTGGCTTAGCCTGGATGGTGCTCGAAAATATAGTAGGTTTGCATGATACATATTTAGATTACCATTTGTATTTAACCAATTTGTTTGCTTTTCCGGCAATTTATATGATGGTTGCAGCTTTAAAGGAAAAACGAACCAAAGCGTACAACGGTACCATAACGTATTTGCAAGGTTTACTTTCTGGAACTATTTTATCTGCCTTTATAGCTTTGTTAAGCCCGTTAACACAATGGATTACCAGTTATGTAATTACGCCAAAATATTTTCCGAATGTAATTGTTCGCTCGGTAGAATTGGGGTATTTTGAATCTACTGCTGCAGCACAAGCGCATTTTAATTATGCAAATTACGCAACCCAAGGCATGCTATTCGCTTTTATAATTGGCGTAATTACTACAGCAATTGCTATGTTATTTATTAAAAACAACAAATAA
- a CDS encoding VOC family protein, with product MAAVHVYLNFNGNCEEAFTFYKEAFGGEFSYIGKFGDMPPNENHPIAEADKNKVMHVSFPIGETVLMGSDTGGEWASNLVVGNNFAVSINANSTAEADHLFTKLAAGGKVTMPMEKTFWGAYFGMFTDKFGINWMVNFDE from the coding sequence ATGGCAGCAGTTCATGTTTACCTAAATTTTAATGGTAATTGCGAAGAAGCTTTTACTTTTTATAAAGAAGCCTTTGGAGGTGAATTTTCATACATCGGAAAATTTGGCGATATGCCACCGAATGAAAACCATCCGATTGCAGAAGCAGATAAAAACAAAGTAATGCACGTAAGTTTTCCGATTGGTGAAACCGTTTTAATGGGAAGCGATACCGGCGGAGAATGGGCATCAAATTTAGTAGTGGGTAATAATTTTGCGGTATCTATAAACGCAAATTCTACAGCCGAAGCCGATCATTTATTTACCAAACTTGCTGCAGGCGGAAAGGTAACCATGCCTATGGAAAAAACATTTTGGGGTGCTTACTTTGGAATGTTTACAGACAAATTTGGCATCAATTGGATGGTAAATTTTGATGAATAA
- a CDS encoding winged helix-turn-helix transcriptional regulator, with product MKKEKVELSGSCRILVQGVKDTQDLLCGKWKTVIIAALYNNDKFRFMDLCRHIEGISPKMLSKELKDLELNQLVKRTVLDTMPVTVEYELTPHGKSLNKIIEAMGEWGIKYRKSVL from the coding sequence ATGAAAAAAGAAAAAGTTGAATTATCGGGTTCTTGTAGAATTTTAGTGCAAGGCGTTAAGGATACGCAAGATTTGCTTTGTGGTAAATGGAAAACGGTTATTATTGCTGCTTTGTACAACAATGATAAGTTTAGATTTATGGATTTATGCCGACATATAGAAGGCATTTCACCTAAAATGCTTTCGAAAGAATTGAAGGATTTAGAATTGAATCAACTGGTTAAACGTACGGTTTTAGATACCATGCCCGTAACGGTTGAATACGAACTTACTCCGCACGGAAAAAGCTTAAATAAAATTATAGAAGCAATGGGCGAATGGGGTATAAAATACAGAAAGTCCGTTTTATAA